A stretch of DNA from Terriglobia bacterium:
TGTCGGTCGGCTACGACCTTCGCTTCCCGGAGCTCTACCGGCACCTCGCGCTCGACGGGGCCCGGGTGCTCTTCGTCCCGGCGGCGTTCACCGAGCACACCGGTCGCCATCATTGGATGCCCCTGCTCCGGGCGCGGGCGATCGAGAATCAGTGCTGGGTGGTGGCGCCGGCCCAGGTTGGACGACATAATCCCCGTCGCGCGTCCCACGGCCACACCGCGGTCATCGACCCGTGGGGGGACGTGGTCGCACTGGAAGAGAGGGGAGAGGGCGTGCTCTCGGCCGAGATCGACTTCGGGAAGCTGGAGAGCATCCGCTCGTCCCTCCCCTGCCTCGAGCACGTCCACCCGCACCTGCTCGGGCGGGAGCCCCGACGCCGCGGGCGCCCCTGAGCGGTAGGACCGGAGGCCCGGCGAGCGCGATGTTCTGTCCCGAGTGCGCCAGCGAATACCGGCACGGCATCGAGCGGTGCGCCACCTGCGGCGTCCCGCTCGTCGAGCGCGCCCCCGCATCGGCGGGCGCCCCGGCGAGGACGGAGGCGTCCGGCGCCTCCCTGCAACTCGACGCGGAGCCCACGGTGAGCTACTGCGGCTTCCTCTCGCTCGACGAGGCCCGCCACGCCAGGGACCGACTCCGGCGGGACGGGATCCGGTCGGACATCGTGATCCGCGAGGCGTCGGGCGCCGACCTCCTGGAGCCCGCCGCCGAGGAGTACTGGCTCAGGGTCCCTCCGAAGGCGTTCGAGGCGGCGACGCGGATCCTCGGGTACGACGAACCCGCCGACGTGGAGGACGTGCCGTTCAACTGCTCGGCCTGCGGGCAGGAGGTCTCCGCCAACGCGACCGCGTGTCCCCATTGCGGCGAGCGGTTCGAGGATTGATGGACGGACCGTTCTCGAACGAGCGCCCGCGACGATTCGACACGGTGCTCTTCGACGCCGGCGGCGTGCTGCTGGATCTCGATTACGCGTACCTGAAGCGGCTCCTCGAGGCGCGCCGCCTCGAGGCCACGGAGGACGCGCTGGAACGCGCCGAGGCGATCGCGCGCACCGCGATCGACCGCCACGTGCGAGAGGGCGGCTCCTCGGGAGACGCCTGGCGGGACTACTTCAGGGTCATCTTCGGCCGGGTCGGCGCCCCGCCCTCGCTCCACGAGGAGCTGATCGACGCGCTGTGGGAGGCGCACCAGCGCGTGGGGCTTTGGACGGTTCCGGTGCGGGGCGCCGTGGACATCGTGTCGCGCCTTCACGGGGCCGGCTTCCGCATCGGGGTCGTCAGCAACGCGGAGGGTCGGGTTGAGCGGGACCTGGCGTCGGCGGGATTCGCCGGGATCCTCGACGCCGTGGTGGACTCCCACGTCGTCGGCGTTGCCAAGCCGGACCCGCGGATCTTCGCGATCGCGCTGGAGCGGCTCCGCGCGCGACCCGACACCGCGGTGTTCGTCGGGGACGTTCCCGCCGTCGACGTCGTCGGAGCGCGCGCCGCGGGGATCGCGCCCGTGCTCCTCGACCGTCACGATCTCTACCCGACCGCGGACGCCCCACGCCTCCGCTCGCTCGACGACCTCCCGGGATGGCTCGAGGGCGAGGCACCGGCCTAGCGCCCGCCGTCGAGCTCGGCGAGACTCCTCCTCGCCCGTCCTCGGACCGCCCCCGGCAGGTCCGGCCTCGACAGGAGCCCGCGGTAGATCGCCGCGGCGCCCGCCCGGTCGCCCCGGATCTCGCGGAGGAGTGCATTGGACAGCAGCCCGGGGATGCTCAGAGGATCCTCCGCCGCGACGCTGGCCAGGACCTCGCGCGCCTCGTCGATCCTGCCGGCCGAGAGGAGCGCACGCCGGCGGTCGACCCGAAACGCGCGGTCGCCCGGGTCGAGACGGGCGCCGGCGGCGTACGCCTCGAGAGCCGCCGCGGTTCGCCCCTCCTGCTCCAAGAGTCCCGCGAGCGCCTTGAACGGCTTCGGGTTCGCCGGCGAAAGCTCCGACGCGCGCCGAAGGTGCTCCATCGCCGGGCGCCGCTCCCCCCGGGCGGCGAGGAGGAGGGCATAGTCGTAGTGCATCTGGGCGTAGTCGGGGTAGATCGCGAGCGCCGCCTCGTAGTGCCGCGCCGCCTCCTCGGTCCTTCCGGCCGCGTGCAACGCGATCGCCGCGCCGGCGTGGAGCTTCGCCGACCGCGGCTCCACCTCGACGTCGCGGAGGGCGAGGGTGGCGTTGTCCGAGAAGGCGGGCACGCGCATCCAGGTGCGGACCGCGAGCGCCACCAGGAAGATGGCGGTGACCGCGGGCACGAGGGCGCGGCGCGCCCCGCAGTCTCTTGCGCCCCGCACCCGCTCGAACGCCCATCCCGCGAGCAGGCACGGCCCGAGCAAGGGAAGATAGGCCAAGCGCTCGGCCATCACCGTCCCGGTCGGGAACACGAAGTTGGAGACCGGCAGCAGGAAGACGAGCCAGGCGCCGATCGAGACCGCCAGCGTCCGTGAGCGGCGGAGCGCCAGGAACAGCGCCGCGAGGAGCGCCGCGATCAGCAGGAGACCGGCGAGGAACCTCGGATCCGCCGGGGACGAGACCACCGGGATCGCATCGAAGGAATGGTCGGACGAGAGTCGGGCCGGCCAGATCACGAGCGCGGCATAGCGCACCAGCACCCACGGCGCGGTGAGGAGGCGGGGGACGGCCCCAAGGGCCGCCGCAGGGTTGTCGAGAAACGCCGCGTCCTCGGCGCCGCTGAGCCCTCCCAGCGCGTGCGCCCTCAGGACGAGGTCCACGCCGACCGCGACGAGAAAGCCGGCGTACGAGGCCAGGGAGAACGGCGCGAGCCGGGACCGCGGGCGCTCGCGCCGGCGAGCCGCGTCGTCCAGGGCGATCAGCAACGGCGCCGCGATTGCACCCTCCTTCGAGAGGATCGCCGCGAGGTACCAGAAGGACGCGAGGGCGGCCCAGGCGGCGCGGGCCGCCCTCGCCGCGGAATCCGCCGATCGCCGGTGGCAGAGCCAGGCGCAAAGCACTCCGGTCGCCGCGAGGATCTCGGCGCGGCCGGCGACGTTCGCGACGGCCTCGGCATGCAGCGGGTGGACCGCGAAGACGAGGCCCGCCACCGTGGCGCCCCGCGTCTCGAGCCCCGCCCGGCGCGCCACGAGCCAGGTCAGGAACGCGACCATCGCGTTGAGGAGCACGTTCAGGAGATGGAAGCCGGCCGGACCCGGGCCGGTGAGCGCCAGGTTGATCGCGTACGAGGAGATCGTCACCGGGCGGTAGAGCCCCGACTCCCCACCTCGCCCCGGCCAGTAGGGCCTGGCGAAGAGCGCCGGAACCCCCGAAAGCGAGCGGATGTCGGGGTTGTCCCGAACGACGGGAAGATCGTCGAGCGCGAACCCGTTTCGGCACGCGCCCAGGTAGACCGCGAACGCCGCCACGGCGACGAGCGACGGGAGAAGGAGCGCTCTCCTCAGCCGGTCCACCCGGGAGGTCACGGGCCCCTCCGGGGCGGAGTCCGCGCCCGGCGGCGCGCGCCGATCAGAACGTGTAGGCGTACCCGACGATGAGCCGGGCGTCCGGCGCCGCGTCGGTGAGCCCGGCGGAGATCGCCGCCCGGATGATCCCACGGTTCAGCGGGCGCCAGTTGACCCCGAACAGGAGGCGGAAGTCCGAGTCCGACTGTTGCCGGAAACGCTCGGACTCCATGTTCGCCTCGCCGACCAGGCCGACCTGGTCGGAGACCGGGAAGATGACTCCGGCGCCGAGGACGGCCGACGTCTTCCCTTCAATGCGCGCGCCCTCGATATGACCGTCGCCGTTCATGCGAAGCCCGAGGTGAGCGGAGAAGATCGCCTCAGGAAGGCGGTAGCGCATCGCTCCGAATCCCTCGATCGAGAAGGCGTCGTAGCCGAGCCCCGCAGTATCGTCTCCCGTCGGGACCGTCGCGAGGCCTCCCACCGCGAACTCCGCGCGACCGGCGGCGGTCCCCAGGTGCCATTTCCCCCACACGTCGAGGTCCGTGGCGCCTGAGCCGTCCGGAATGTCGTCGTCGGCGGACGTCTTGCCGAAACCGACGTGTCCACCCACTTCGAGCTGGGTGACCGGCCTGAAGGCGGCGGTCAGCGTCAACGCGGTCACGTCGACGTGTTCGTAGCTGGCGAAGTCCAGGCTCCCCTCCCACCACTGATTCGGGACGATGGTGGCATCCTCCGCGAACGCCTGGAACAGGCGATCATCGCTGGTTATCGGCTTCGCGGCGCCCGCGGGGCCGGCGGCGCTGGCTCCGGCGGCAAGCATTAGGGCGAGAA
This window harbors:
- a CDS encoding HAD family hydrolase; the protein is MDGPFSNERPRRFDTVLFDAGGVLLDLDYAYLKRLLEARRLEATEDALERAEAIARTAIDRHVREGGSSGDAWRDYFRVIFGRVGAPPSLHEELIDALWEAHQRVGLWTVPVRGAVDIVSRLHGAGFRIGVVSNAEGRVERDLASAGFAGILDAVVDSHVVGVAKPDPRIFAIALERLRARPDTAVFVGDVPAVDVVGARAAGIAPVLLDRHDLYPTADAPRLRSLDDLPGWLEGEAPA
- a CDS encoding tetratricopeptide repeat protein is translated as MTSRVDRLRRALLLPSLVAVAAFAVYLGACRNGFALDDLPVVRDNPDIRSLSGVPALFARPYWPGRGGESGLYRPVTISSYAINLALTGPGPAGFHLLNVLLNAMVAFLTWLVARRAGLETRGATVAGLVFAVHPLHAEAVANVAGRAEILAATGVLCAWLCHRRSADSAARAARAAWAALASFWYLAAILSKEGAIAAPLLIALDDAARRRERPRSRLAPFSLASYAGFLVAVGVDLVLRAHALGGLSGAEDAAFLDNPAAALGAVPRLLTAPWVLVRYAALVIWPARLSSDHSFDAIPVVSSPADPRFLAGLLLIAALLAALFLALRRSRTLAVSIGAWLVFLLPVSNFVFPTGTVMAERLAYLPLLGPCLLAGWAFERVRGARDCGARRALVPAVTAIFLVALAVRTWMRVPAFSDNATLALRDVEVEPRSAKLHAGAAIALHAAGRTEEAARHYEAALAIYPDYAQMHYDYALLLAARGERRPAMEHLRRASELSPANPKPFKALAGLLEQEGRTAAALEAYAAGARLDPGDRAFRVDRRRALLSAGRIDEAREVLASVAAEDPLSIPGLLSNALLREIRGDRAGAAAIYRGLLSRPDLPGAVRGRARRSLAELDGGR